The segment CCCGATGCTGGCTCACAAGGCCTCCGAAGAGGGCGTGATGGTTGCCGATATCATCGCTGGCCACAAGGCCGAGATGAACTACGACGCCATCCCGAGCATCATCTACACCTTCCCGGAAGTTGCTTGGGTCGGCAAGACCGAGCAGCAGGCCAAGGCCGAAGGCATTGAAGTCAAGACAGGCAGCTTCCCGTTCGCGGCAAGCGGTCGTGCCATGGCCAACAATGCGACTGAAGGCATGGCCAAGATCATTGCCGACGCTGAGACCGATCGCGTACTGGGTGTTCACATCATCGGCCAACACGCCGGTGAATTGATTGCCCAGGGCGTGACCGCCCTCGAATTCGGTGCAAGCGCCGAAGACCTCGCGCTCATCTGCACGGCTCACCCGACATTGTCGGAAGCTGTACACGAAGCCGCGCTGGCCGTTGACGGGCATGCGATTCATATCGCAAACCGCAAGAAGCGCAAGTAAGCGTCCTTCCGAACAAGAGGCGCCTCGCCCCGGCCAGGCCGGGGCGAACGGTGATAGCCACATCTGTGGCTGTCGTTCGAGTCTAATGCAACCAATGGCATGACACGATGAACCTTCATGAATATCAGGCAAAACAACTTTTTGCCGACTATGGCCTGCCGGTGTCCAAGGGCTTTGCCGTTGACACCCCGGAAGACGCTGCTGAAGCGTGCAAGAAGATTGGCGGCGACAAGTGGGTCGTCAAGGCACAGGTCCACGCGGGCGGCCGCGGCAAGGCTGGCGGCGTCAAGCTGATCGAAAGCCCTCAGGCTGCAGCTGACTTCGCTACCCAGTGGCTCGGCAAGAACCTGGTGACTTACCAGACTGATGCAAATGGTCAGCCGGTCACCAAGATTCTCGTCGAGAACTGCACCGATATCGCCGAAGAGCTGTATCTTGGCGCCGTCGTTGACCGTACCACTCGTCGCATCGTCTTCATGGCTTCCACCGAAGGCGGCGTGGAAATCGAGCAGGTTGCCGAAGAGACGCCGGAAAAGATCCTGAAAGCCGAGATCGATCCGCTGGTCGGCGCTCAGCCGTACCAGGCACGTGAACTGGCCTTTAAGCTGGGTCTGAACGCTGTTCAGATCAAGCAGTTCACCAAGATTTTCCTGGGTCTGGCGAAGATGTTCGCTGACAAGGATTTCGCGCTGTTGGAAATCAACCCGCTGGTCATCACCTCCGAAGGCAATCTCCACTGCCTCGACGGCAAGATCAACATTGATGCCAATGCTGTCTACCGTCACCCGGACCTGCAGGCGATGCACGATCCGTCTCAGGAAGACGAGCGTGAAGCCCATGCTGCC is part of the Cobetia sp. L2A1 genome and harbors:
- the sucC gene encoding ADP-forming succinate--CoA ligase subunit beta, translating into MNLHEYQAKQLFADYGLPVSKGFAVDTPEDAAEACKKIGGDKWVVKAQVHAGGRGKAGGVKLIESPQAAADFATQWLGKNLVTYQTDANGQPVTKILVENCTDIAEELYLGAVVDRTTRRIVFMASTEGGVEIEQVAEETPEKILKAEIDPLVGAQPYQARELAFKLGLNAVQIKQFTKIFLGLAKMFADKDFALLEINPLVITSEGNLHCLDGKINIDANAVYRHPDLQAMHDPSQEDEREAHAAKFELNYVALDGNIGCMVNGAGLAMGTMDIVNLNGGKPANFLDVGGGATKERVAEAFKIILSDHNVKAVLVNIFGGIVRCDMIAEGIIGAVEQVGVNVPVVVRLEGNNAELGAKKLAESGLNIIAATSLTDAAQQVVKAAEGK